The following are encoded in a window of Doryrhamphus excisus isolate RoL2022-K1 chromosome 16, RoL_Dexc_1.0, whole genome shotgun sequence genomic DNA:
- the LOC131104809 gene encoding metalloreductase STEAP3-like has protein sequence MPDEMQRALIRSRGDTGGCRPLEACMSEPCNKVVGILGTGDFSRSLARRLLASGCHVVVGSRTPKRFVTLFPEEAEVTSQLEAASQADLVFVAMFPEHHSTLLELKPALAGKTLVDVSNGLHVKRGGPSHAERLADMFPESYVVKGFNTISAWVLQTGPRDGSRQVFLCSDSSNAKSSVMVLCRRMGFCPVDMGLLSSSVEVENLPLYLFPSWGTPILITLILFFFFYLYNFVHDVLHPFVKEGKNVFYKMPIETINVTLPSVALVMLSLVYMPGLCAAVLQLRWGTKYNRFPDWLDKWLIKRKQFGLCSFLCAAMHAIYSLCLPMRQSARYRLLNAAFKQVQEGVENSWSDKGVWRMELYLSVGIMALGMLSLLAITSLPSVADSINWREFSFIQSTLGHCALTMATIHTLLFGWDRAFDPARYHFFLPPTFVLVLILPITVLLGRLTLLLPCMAHRLRQIRRGRERSRHIRFTLPSDGCYNGLDDVSNV, from the exons ATGCCGGATGAGATGCAAAGAGCTTTAATCCGGAGCCGAGGCGACACGGGAGGATGCAGGCCTCTGGAAGCATGCATGTCTGAGCCCTGCAATAAAGTGGTGGGCATCCTGGGCACCGGCGACTTCTCCCGCTCACTTGCCAGAAGACTTTTGGCATCTGGTTGCCATGTGGTAGTGGGTAGCCGAACCCCCAAACGCTTTGTTACGCTGTTTCCTGAAGAGGCAGAG GTGACCTCCCAGCTGGAGGCGGCCAGCCAGGCAGACCTCGTCTTTGTTGCCATGTTCCCGGAGCATCACTCCACACTGCTGGAGTTGAAGCCGGCACTGGCTGGAAAGACATTGGTGGACGTTAGCAACGGCTTGCATGTCAAACGAGGCGGGCCATCCCATGCGGAACGGCTGGCCGACATGTTTCCTGAAAGCTATGTCGTGAAAGGGTTTAACACAATATCAGCATGGGTGCTTCAAACTGGACCTCGAGATGGAAGCAGGCAG GTTTTCCTATGCAGTGACAGCAGCAATGCCAAGAGCTCAGTCATGGTTTTGTGTCGCAGGATGGGCTTCTGTCCTGTCGATATGGGGCTTCTCTCCTCTTCTGTAGAGGTTGAAAACCTCCCACTCTATCTATTTCCTTCTTGGGGCACCCCCATCCTCATTACCTTGatcctcttctttttcttctaccTGTACAACTTTGTCCATGACGTCTTGCATCCGTTCGTCAAAGAAGGAAAGAACGTCTTCTACAAAATGCCCATTGAGACGATAAACGTCACATTGCCCTCCGTCGCTTTGGTGATGCTTTCACTAGTCTACATGCCGGGCCTGTGTGCTGCTGTGCTTCAGCTAAGGTGGGGCACCAAATACAATCGATTCCCCGACTGGCTTGACAAATGGCTCATCAAAAGGAAGCAGTTTGGGTTGTGTAGCTTCCTTTGCGCAGCCATGCATGCCATCTACAGTCTTTGTCTGCCCATGAGACAGTCTGCTCGCTACAGACTTCTCAATGCCGCTTTCAAACAG GTGCAAGAGGGAGTGGAGAACTCGTGGAGTGACAAGGGTGTGTGGAGGATGGAGCTGTACCTCTCAGTGGGCATCATGGCGCTCGGAATGCTCTCTCTGCTGGCCATCACCTCGCTGCCCTCAGTGGCCGACAGCATCAACTGGCGAGAGTTCAGCTTCATTCAA TCCACACTAGGCCATTGCGCCCTAACCATGGCCACCATCCACACGCTCCTCTTCGGCTGGGACCGCGCATTCGACCCAGCCCGATACCACTTCTTCCTGCCACCCACCTTCGTTCTGGTCCTCATCCTGCCTATCACAGTTCTGCTGGGCCGCCTCACTCTCCTGCTGCCCTGCATGGCCCACCGCCTCCGACAGATCCGTCGCGGCCGGGAGAGGAGTCGTCACATTCGCTTCACTCTGCCCAGCGACGGATGCTACAACGGCCTGGATGATGTCAGCAATGTTTGA
- the c1ql2 gene encoding complement C1q-like protein 2 gives MILLALAVAVPLLLLRPSETSAHYYEMMGTCRMVCDPYTAKPGGNAAGEETQTVNGIAPLPPMAQGSRGEPGRPGKPGARGPPGEPGPPGPRGPPGERGGSKLAFPALTTAAGGEHGETDAGNSTTGGTRVAFYVGLKNPHEGYEVLKFDDVITNLGNLYDPSTGKFTCHVSGIYFFTYHVLMRGGDGTSMWADLCKNGQVRASAIAQDADQNYDYASNSAVLHLDSGDEVYVKLDGGKAHGGNNNKYSTFSGFILYPD, from the exons ATGATTCTGCTGGCTTTGGCCGTCGCGGTGCCGCTACTCCTCCTGCGCCCCTCTGAGACTTCTGCTCACTATTACGAGATGATGGGCACCTGTCGGATGGTGTGCGACCCGTACACCGCCAAACCGGGAGGAAACGCCGCCGGGGAGGAGACTCAGACAGTTAACGGCATCGCTCCGCTCCCACCCATGGCACAAGGAAGCCGCGGGGAACCAGGGCGGCCGGGTAAACCGGGAGCGAGGGGCCCACCGGGTGAGCCAGGACCCCCGGGTCCGAGGGGGCCCCCGGGGGAGCGTGGTGGCAGCAAACTCGCCTTCCCGGCTTTGACCACAGCAGCCGGGGGAGAGCACGGGGAAACGGACGCTGGCAACTCAACGACCGGTGGTACCAGAGTCGCTTTTTACGTGGGCTTGAAGAACCCACATGAGGGATACGAGGTGTTAAAGTTTGACGACGTCATTACAAACTTGGGGAACCTCTACGATCCGAGCACCGGGAAGTTCACCTGTCATGTGTCCGGGATCTACTTCTTCACTTACCATGTGCTGATGCGGGGAGGAGACGGGACCAGCATGTGGGCTGACCTGTGCAAAAATGGGCAG GTCCGAGCCAGTGCCATAGCTCAGGATGCAGACCAGAACTACGACTACGCCAGTAACAGTGCCGTGCTGCACTTGGACTCAGGCGACGAGGTGTATGTGAAACTGGACGGTGGCAAAGCTCACGGAGGCAATAATAACAAGTACAGCACCTTCTCTGGCTTCATCCTATACCCCGACTAG
- the en1b gene encoding homeobox protein engrailed-1b, with protein MEEHKEPNSGRDSTEDESLSPNLPSPPIIIPHQAVQQTHRTTNFFIDNILRPDFGCKKEPSYRERNQTAGRENVNPLAAARPHTGSLCLDSNCSSDSASSSPSSSSSSSSPSSKQAKQVEPASNGTGRYADSPAAIVVMNGSNGASPPAAKDQQMLWPAWVYCTRYSDRPSSGPRTRKLKKKKSSKEDKRPRTAFTAEQLQRLKAEFQANRYITEQRRQSLAQELNLNESQIKIWFQNKRAKIKKATGYKNGLALQLMAQGLYNHSTTTVQEDKDDSE; from the exons ATGGAAGAGCACAAGGAGCCCAACAGCGGCCGGGACTCGACCGAGGACGAGAGCCTGTCACCGAACCTTCCATCCCCTCCCATCATCATCCCCCACCAGGCTGTCCAGCAGACTCACAGAACCACAAACTTTTTCATCGACAACATCCTGCGGCCGGACTTCGGCTGCAAAAAGGAGCCGAGCTACCGCGAGAGGAACCAGACGGCGGGCAGAGAAAACGTTAACCCGCTGGCCGCGGCGAGGCCGCACACCGGCAGCCTGTGCTTGGACTCGAACTGCAGCAGCGACAGCGCCTCGTCGTCgccgtcctcctcctcgtcgtctTCATCGCCCTCGTCCAAACAGGCGAAGCAAGTGGAACCGGCGAGCAACGGCACGGGCAGATATGCTGACAGCCCCGCCGCCATTGTGGTTATGAACGGCAGCAATGGAGCGTCGCCGCCCGCCGCCAAGGACCAGCAGATGCTGTGGCCCGCCTGGGTGTACTGTACGCGATACTCGGACCGGCCCTCATCTG GGCCGAGGACACGCaaactgaagaagaagaagagcagcaaAGAAGACAAGCGGCCCAGGACGGCGTTCACGGCCGAGCAGCTGCAGAGACTGAAAGCCGAGTTCCAGGCCAACCGCTACATCACGGAGCAGCGGAGACAGTCGCTGGCCCAGGAACTCAACCTCAACGAGTCCCAGATCAAAATCTGGTTCCAGAACAAGCGGGCCAAGATCAAAAAGGCAACGGGCTACAAGAACGGCCTGGCGCTGCAGCTCATGGCCCAAGGACTGTacaaccactccaccaccaccGTGCAGGAGGACAAGGACGACAGCGAGTAG